tatatgatactatttatataatttgtacCCACAACTCATATTTAAGTTAACtttcaaatacaacaaaatcaattaaaatatttagataaatttatcataaatagaaatataaaatttatttaaatctttaaaatattttaaacagttttaccttcaaatacaaaagttgaaaacataaatactAACATAAACACTCCAAAGTTTTTGGTACTCTTAAAGTTGAAAGATAGAAGTATGAAGTTATGTGAAGAAGTTATGAGAGTTAGATGAGATGGTAGAGGAtaatgtaaattaattttgtatttattcatttacttcttttgatgaataaaatttagagCTTGTTGGTAactgaaaacaaaagaaaaaaaatataggtgTAAAGGAAAATTACGCATCCCAAAATAATTGTGACAAACCCAATTAATTGAATCTTGGATTAGCacaaataaatggaaaaagatTGGTCCAACTAGGGTATGAACTTCATTAATACTCTAAACTCTGTTAGTACAAGAAATTGTGTTGCACAAATCATCAAAATCTTAACTTCATACAACTACACCCAAACATTTTTTGATTGTAAATATGTAAAGCAAAACTTGTTGTATTGTATGTATCTTTTATTTGGACCTAGATCTTGattttacttataaaaaaCGAATAAAGTTAATCATAATTCCGTATTTACATGATATCgttttgtgaaaataaaattgatttttggtgtgtccaaatattttgttttcccaTAAGCCAACCTGTAATATGTAAACATTACAGAACACAACAAAAGCCATTGCtgaaaatgatataataatattcCCAAAACGGatccctctctttctctcacaTTTTATTCCTCTCCCTTGTTCTTGTCACCCAGTACTActtcttattaataaataaataacatttttttttatttttcgaataaaataaacaaacaaattacgACAGGCTGTGagtatacatttttatttatatttttttgtagaCATTACAATCGTTCTAAGCATAAATAATGTAATGTTGTTGagtatttgttttgtttttattaataacttttttttttttaaattgcaatttCGTTGTTTGTGACCAATTGTCCCAATCCCAAATTGCCGAAAATCCctctttataaattattaaaccCATCTTCTCTCTGTTTCTCACTTTcgttcattcattcattcattcattcacacacacacacacacaacagcaacagcaaaagaaaagatgggAGCTTGTGCCACAAAGCCAAAGGATCTGAAGGCGGAGTCCGGCGACGCTCCGGAGGAGTTGCCGGCCGAAACTAAACCGGATCATGTCGGTGATGAAAAGGCGAAGGAGATCGTCGTTGATGATGACAAGGTGGATTCTAAGCCTCCTTCTCTTACTGATTTGTTCATTCATcaggttgtttttttttaaataaaaaaaatactcaattaatttaaaattttgtttatttttcttcttaaaaaaatatttaaatgggtatttcaaaatttttttgaaaaaattaatgtgggtgtgatttaattatttgaagatgTGTGTTTGGATGATGAGAAAATttgaggaaaataaaaataaagaaatgtagatgaatatattattgaaaatgtgTAGTGGGTtgtctttttcctttcatttggtttgttttttttcttttaaattattttgttggaCATTTCTGTAGAACAATTAGACACCAAAttttactctctctctctctctctctctgggGTAAAAGCTGATTAATCATTgacaataatagaaaaagttgaattataaatttagttttctttttaattgtgtGTTTATACTCagttaactttaaaattaggaTCTGATTGGTTGGGCTTTCTTAGACccagaatttaattttttatacttaGGCTTGTTACTTTTAACAAGTTTGAACCATCGTTTACATAcctattaaacataaaattcagaagaaaaaaaaatcaatttatacttctttttaaaaaaatttaagtattgTATGAATTAAtacaatcaaattttataattatatcaattaaactCATAAGTATAGATTTATAATTGTATCTTAAAATTATATGTAAagagattattttatttgtacaTATGTTTGAAGAAGAGACTTGTTTATGAGAGATTTGATAGAAAAAGTAATTGACTTATACCATGTCCATGTTTATCCAAACGTATATAATCTAATGAAGAGTAAACTAAATTATCAAAAGTGTACAGCTTATAACTTTTATGgatacaatttgaaaaatgaacacaaagtaaaaagaaccaaaaacaaaaacataaaaacaaatgtaaaatggattaccaaaaacaaacataactCAATACACCTACAATTTATAGTATCGACGTTTGAAGGTTAAGAGGTAAAAGTAAATTGTGaagaaaaggttaaaagaAAGGGGTGTGGAATGGGTTTGGAGTGTTATGAGCAGGAGCAGTGGCAGTAGATGGGGTTGTGGTGGAagggcaaaaagaaaaaagaaaaaaagagagagagagagagattccataattttgttttgttttcgaTTGTTGCTTTCTATAATTTGGTTTCCTGGTTGTCacctaattaaataaatgctGGCCtcctgtttttctttttcatcaaaCTCCTTTGTCTATTGGGATCTAAATTACATACAGAAAAGCTGCCTTTTACTTTTAGtacatagttttttttatttagtttcatGGATTTGGTCCTTCGTATTgatgtttattattaaatttaagttaaattctaaacactttcattcaattttcatcactagtaaattatattttaattttttattcataattatttttttttaaaaaaaaattaacaccAAGGACAAAAGTGAGTTTGGACTCAGTAGCCCAATAGCCTTCACTGTTGTTTGGACTCAAGTTGGGCCAGCCCAACATATTCTCTTCCTCACTCTTTAAACTTTGGATAGCTgcaaatttaaccaaaataatattttaaattccgtcgatagaagtctatcatcAATGGTCAATGATTACCCTAAAACTTTTGTTATAGATGAgatataattgtaaatatagtcattaaattaaaaataattaagtatataacaatatttaaaaaaaaattataaatacaacaaaatttattaaagtttatcattaatagattatgttgcaaatatttattaataggCTATAAGAGTCTTTCAACGTAAAAGTCtatcacaaataaattttactaaatttttaaattttaaaaatgttgttatatgattaattattattattataattacccATTACAAATCGATTAATTTGGTTGTTTGATTTGTTGCGTGGAATATTGAAGATCATGAATGaagattatatcaattaaaataatttatataataagtttttttattgatgtGAACTATGAAATTCAATCTACGAACGATATTGAAATGTGTCTTTTAGTCTCTATCTAATTTTAACAAGTCGTTGCTagatcaattttaaaattcaaaagtaaaaaatttgtaaaaagttCACAAATCATTTCCCAGTAGttatcaaaactaatatttcaaacaaaaaaaataaatactctataaacataaatagtaaataactaaaaaaaaaaccataaggatggttgatttttaaaatgattttgaagtttgaaaaatgcTTTTAGATAGTTTCTCAGTTAATTTTACCATTAGTGATTCAATTGGCATAAACTTATATCCCAGAACTCATGGATGATAGAAATAGTAGTTATAGTATACAATGTcgtctttatttttatttttttcttttcacaagATAATAtacattctaattatttgaataatatttgaatttaagaagTTGGATGTCGTTAATGTGAATTCATGCAGAAGGAAGGTAATAAGGAGAAGACTGAAGATGCAGATCCACCGGAGAAGCAAGAGACCAACCCACCGGAAACTGAAAAGCAAATAAACCCACTACCGGAGGAGAAGCCGTCTGAAAACAACCCACCGGAGCCAGTAGTTTCGGACTCTGTTACAGAAAACAAAACTGTAACAGAAATGGAAACCCCAGATGAGGCAATCAAAGTGGAAGTTACCATTGAAAATGATGTTCCTCCGGAGAAGACAGAGTCAGCGGAGAAACCAACTGAAACAGAGAAGGAAGTGAAGGTAACTAATTAGCAATtgatcaataaattattttcgaAACGAAAATCCCTTCATTAGTTAATTACCAACTGAGGAACCATTATCCAaaaattgtttcattttcgtcttcttttttccttttagttgTTATGACTTATGGGGAAAAATGCATACCTTCATCTTTACTTCTCTCTTAACtactttttgttcttctttatGTTTCTGTCTCTGCTTTCATAGCCCAAATATTACttataaagatatatatattatatatagatatataattcAACTTAGTCTCGTCTAATTAGTTAGTCAATGATTTAACAtgtattgagtttttttcttcttcaaataaCTTAGATTTAACGTCGTATTGAAAGTCGAAACATATGTCATAGTTTGAACTAATATCAGTGGAAGTTAAAACATATGTCATAGTTTTAACTAAtatcatttgttttgattaacattattaaacttctctaaatttttaagaTCACAGGTTAGAGAagtatcaaaatattaatataattagatttattCATTTGAAGTAGGTTAATTTAGCACacatatattcattttttaacttgTTCTGCAATATAAATGATTGATGTGTATTCCTacatgttttagttttttttcttagagtTTAATAGTCGTGGGATAGAGAATTTGAAGAACCGAGTTAAAACTAAATTGACTTTTAGTTAAGATAAACTAATATGGTTAGATTTGGCTTTAACGTATAATTTTTTACTAGATTTATATCGATGTATAGTTGTAGCatgatagaaaataaatatatgtagaCCTAGATTTgaacattagttttaaattatctaACGTATCACTAATGTACTCTCACCcctctttaaatatatacaacttCATAAATGACacgatttaaataaaatattgtgaaCAAGATAAGCAaatttattcataatttttagcaatatatatttaattctaGTTTTCAAACATACTCTAATCCATGCTGATAAGTTATCGTTATACTatgtataatttcaaatatataaacactcaaaatcttttacaaaatctatagaaaataaatcttCATAGCAGAAGCACTCAAGTCTATGAAAGGTAGGATATTAGAATAACTTAAACAATTTGACAATCTGAACCACCAAACTCATATTATATAGGTTGGATTGagttagtttaaaatgtgagtttggttggattgaaaattttaatttttttggatcGAGTTAGGGATTGAAAAATTCAGATTAACCAAACTCAATCAAaccataattaataatatatatatatatatatatatatatatatatatatatatatatttgaaaatttgaatttatggaTATTTGAATTTTCGGATATGTGTATTTATTGATAGGACATGTACAACCATTTTAAACTCTACAaacattagaaataaaaaaaagaaaaagaaatataattcgACAACTCAACCCAACCTAACCCATATTTGAAAGGTtggattgaattgaaaatacaatttctattatttagaTTGCGAATCCAACCAACCCAAAAATATAGGTTAGATTGGAAATGTCTCAACCCATTTGCAGTCCTAATAAAATGGATGTAACGTAGTCTTTTTAAATGCATCTTGACTCTCAAATAAactacacatttttttttaatgcaatattattatttacaatcttAAAAGAACCCAATAAATGGAGTAGTACTCCTTATGCACtatcaaactcatttttgAAGGTACGAACAAATTAATgtatctaaatatattttaatagcTTCTAGAAATAGTTTAAATtcaagataaaataaatgaataatgttCTTGTAGACTTGATATGtgttatttgaaaacaaaaattttaaatataaagtgaAGAAATGTAAGGTATAATAATTGTTCtacatattatttatcaaatatgaaGTGTTATTAGTAGTGGGAAACACTTCATAGACGATAGTGGATGAAGTCCcatcttgaaaaaaatggataacattcaataatttttacaTAATTTCCTTGTTGGTGCCACGAATCAATAATAATGaaccaataaaaaatcttCATGATTGGGCTGaaatggtatatatatatattatatatatatatattgtggaTTTTATCTCATAGTTTTGTACTCTTGTTGGGtggaaaataagaagaaaaagtaaaaatttatgaCTATTAATAAGTTACTTCCACTTACAATAGCTTTTGactatttctttaaaatactttttgttttattatcaACCCACAATAGAGTCCCATTATTTGTccaaaacatttctttttctacttttgctCCCAATGTGTAGACTTTGCAATTATgttataatttcataaaatgtattctttttcatatttatatgttaCAAGTTGTGTCACTTGcaagtatttatttaaatgttcttcttttaaaaggagtaattaaagaaaaaatgataaagtatatatatatatacagaaTTAAAGTTAGAAActtaaaagatttataaattgtttttgtaagTTGTGAAACGTATCCGATAaattacttatattttattattgaatcagatattgtttttcaagatcaattgtata
This DNA window, taken from Cucumis sativus cultivar 9930 chromosome 6, Cucumber_9930_V3, whole genome shotgun sequence, encodes the following:
- the LOC101219990 gene encoding pollen-specific leucine-rich repeat extensin-like protein 1 isoform X1, producing MGACATKPKDLKAESGDAPEELPAETKPDHVGDEKAKEIVVDDDKVDSKPPSLTDLFIHQKEGNKEKTEDADPPEKQETNPPETEKQINPLPEEKPSENNPPEPVVSDSVTENKTVTEMETPDEAIKVEVTIENDVPPEKTESAEKPTETEKEVKVTN
- the LOC101219990 gene encoding neurofilament medium polypeptide isoform X2; protein product: MGACATKPKDLKAESGDAPEELPAETKPDHVGDEKAKEIVVDDDKKEGNKEKTEDADPPEKQETNPPETEKQINPLPEEKPSENNPPEPVVSDSVTENKTVTEMETPDEAIKVEVTIENDVPPEKTESAEKPTETEKEVKVTN